CACCCTGACCAGCGGGTACTTCGAGATAATAATATTCCTGTCTGCGTTCCTGACCTGTGCCCACTTCGTAATAGGTGCTTGCCGATACGACACCTTTCCAAAGATTAAGTGAATGATCGATACGGTTCAGAAGTGTTTTCGTCGGTTCAGCAGCGGTGAGAGAAGTGTCGAGAATACTCAATACCCGGTAAGTAGTCGTAGTCCGGAGAGTGTTGTTGGGATTTTTTGAAAACTCTGTGGTCAGATTTACATCTTCCGCTTTGGTTACTTCCCGGAAACTATTCAGTTGTGGTGCAAAATCATAACGCTGTTTGTAGCTCAGCATTGCTTTGGATTTTGATGAATCCTGGGTGGACAGAAATCCCTCTGCTTCCTGGTAAGCGAAGCTGTTACTGCGCAATGAATCAGATTGAATCGGCAAAAACTTGTTTTGTTCCGCGTTCTCTCTTGCGCCGATGATAAATCTCCAGATGGGTCTTGAGATTTCAGCATTGTGACGTATGTATTTTGTTTCAGTCGTCACTCCTTTGGTTGATAAATAACTTCCCGCGGCACTGATGCTGTATTTATTCAATTGCAAACGGGTGGATAGGGCGTTCATCAATCCATTGTATGCACTTCCTTTATTGTAGGATTTCAGCTGGTAAGTGAGATTTCCAAGTTTCTGTCTGATGAGGGATGTTTGAAAACCTGCAATGTGTTCGTCACTTAAAAGACTAGTGGTACCAAGATTCCAGTCACGTTCAAATTCTACATTCCTGTAACGTTCGACCGGTCTAAAGTTTTTACCGGTGTACTCGTAGTTGAGTTGATTCTGGAGCAGCCAGCCATTTACTGTGTCGGATGAGAGCTTTGTCTGATTCTGATATTTTAATTGCAGTGCATAACCTGCATCGTTGGCTTTGTCTTTCTTTGAAAAGAGATTTACATCGTTGTTGCTTAGAGCACTTTCAACACTGATTTTATTTTGTTTATCCAGAATATATTCCGCGCCCAGAGTGAACAATTGCTGTTTTTTGGGTGTGATCAGCAGAGAAACCGGGGCGTAATTTCCCTGTGAAATGTTGTTTACCGGCTGGATCCATTTAAACACACGGCCATTCGCGGAATTGATATCAAGGATGTAATCACCTTTTCCGAATCCTACTTCTGAAAAAGTGACCTGCCAGTATGCGCTGTCGACATTGGTTGAATACAAATAGATAGAATATGTCCCGGAAATAGTAGTCGTATCTTTTTTCTGATACAATACCATATCCCCGTTGAAAGCCACGCTATCAGCGGTAGGGAAGAAGGCCAGCTGGGTGTTATCTCCGACGGATGCCATCAATGCTTTTCTTGCACTATCAAGTTCGAGCAGCAAGGGTTGGTTTTTGCTATCCTGTTCGGAATATACATTCAGTTTCAGTTTCAGACGGTTGCTTTCAAATTCATTGTTGAGATAAACTAGTGAGCGTGCGTAATTTTTATCTGAATATTCAAATTCTACGACGATGCGGGAATCTTTAGTAATCATTCTCTTCGCAGTGAATGTGATTTCAGCAATGTTGTAATCGATAATATAATCATCGGAACTTCCACGTGAAAGCAGTCTCCCGTCGAGATACACTTTTTCTGTACCGGAAAGAACGATGATGTAAGTTTCTCCGCTGCTACCCGTCAATTTATACGGGCCTTGATTTCCTTCAATCGGATTGATGGTATTCTTCGCGAACTTTCCTTTGGAGACCGCGGCGGAGGCGCCTACCCGCATAATTCTTTTGCGTGTTGAATCCGGTTTCTGATTCAGGTCAAGGGCAGTTGTAAAATACCCTCCCTGTCCTTTCTTGAAAAAATTCATGAAGTAACTATCGGGTCTTCGCAGTTCAAAATCTCCTGCGATCAGTTTACTCTTTTGGTTGGAGAGCTGAATAAATACTTTGTCGAAGTCCTGCAATTGTTGTGTATTCCCTTCGGGCTGGATAGGGATATTTTCATCTGTGATGGCAGCGAGTATTTCAACATTATCGCTGAGTTTTCCGGAGAGTTGCAGGTTCAGACTACTATTCACAAACACATCCTGATTGTTTCCAAAAGTGATTCCTCTTGAAATACTTCCTGATCGGGTCAGTCCGGATATTCTGAAAAAGTCAGGCTGCTGATCAGATGGATTATAATAAAAGGGATTTTGCCCGGATGCTTTTACGATTTCTTTTAAACTTTTATGCTGTAGCGTCTCATCCAGACGAAAAGAAAGCACCCTGTAAACAACCTTGATACTGTCAGCTTTTATTGTTTTGTATTCCTCACTGTTTTTATTCCAGGTTAATAATCCGGAAATTTCATCGAGGATATATGCGGAGGTATCAAGCGGTTTGTTTTCGGAATTTAGTAAGTATGCTGAATGTGGTACAAGACTCAAAGTATCCATTTGAACGCTGTCCTGCCGCAGGGAAATGTAGCGACTCCGCAGATTACTGAGTGTTTGTCCACCTGACTGCAGGATTGAAAAAAATAAGACGGAAAGCAGTAAAAATTTCCGCATCACAGGGAAAGAAATGGAATGGTTGATTTTGTAAATGTAAGGGATTCGATTGCTTTACTGCGCGTGCTAAAATCAAGATATTAACGTAAAAATTGGGTTTGTATTCTGTTTTTGTGTCTGAATTCCAATTTTCATTAAGTTTATCCCGACTATGAAAAGAATCGTTTCTTATAATGTTAACGGTATCCGTTCAGCCTTGAACAAAGGCTTACCCGATTGGATCCGTTCCGTACAACCGGATATACTTTGTGTGCAGGAATTAAAAGCGATGGCAGACCAGGTGGATGTATCCTTTTTTGAAGAGGAAGGATATCATCATTACTGGTTCCCTGCCCAGAAAAAAGGATACAGCGGTGTTGCCATTTACACACGTGTGAAACCCACTCATGTTGAATATGGCTGCGGCATTCCGGAGTCTGATTACGAAGGCCGGGTGATCCGCGCTGATTTTGGCGATGTCTCTGTAATGAGTGTCTATGCTCCATCCGGCTCCAGTGGTGATGAGCGGCAGGATTTTAAAATGAAATGGCTGGCATCATTTGCTCCCTATATTCAAAAGCTCAGAAAGAAGCGTCCCAATTTGATCATGGCCGGTGATTTCAATATTTGCCATAAGGCAATAGACATTCATAATCCGGTGAGCAACGCGAACAGTTCAGGATTTTTGCCTGAAGAAAGAGCATGGATGGATCAGTTCCTGAGTGAAGATATCGTGGATACATTCCGGCATTTCAATAAAGATCCGCATCAATATACCTGGTGGAGTTTTCGTGCTAATGCAAGAAACAAGAACCTGGGATGGCGGATCGATTATCAATTGGCTACAAAACCTTTGGAAAGCAGTCTTGTCCGATCAGTTCTGTTACCTGAAGCAAAACACAGTGATCATTGTCCGGTTTTGCTGGAAGTGGATTTTTGAAGAAAGGTATTTTCATCACCTTTAATTTGCCCAACGAAGGGCAAAAAAAAACCACACCGTTAATCTGGTGTGGTTAAAAAAAAAATTTCTTGATTACTTGATACCGAGGCGGGCTTTCACAAGAGGCATTATGTTATCGCTTTCCTGTGCAAAGATCACACTGCCGAGGCTTGTATCGAAGATGTATGAGTATGCTTTTTCTTTCGCGATATCTTTAATCGCGTCTTCAGCTTTTTTCAGGATCGGACCGTACAGTTCTTCTTTCTTTTTCTGGATAGATTCCTGAGCAGTCTGTTGGAAATCCTGGATACGATTGCCAAGGTCAGTCAATTCCTTTTCTTTGGTAGTCCGGATCGCGTCGGGCATTGAATCTGCTTTTGACTGATATGCCTGTAATTTTGTTTGGTATTCTACAGTCATACCTTTCAGCTGGGAATCCAGTGACTCGCCGAATTTTTTCAGTGTACTGTCAGCTTGTTTTGTTTGCGGCATCATCTGGATCAGTTGCCCGGAATCAATATGGCCGAATTTAAGAGTTTGTGCAAAGGCAGTTATCCCGGTCAGAAGTACGGCAACACATGCAAGCACCAGTGATTTTTTCATCATGTTTTTAGTAAATATAAGTGTGGAAATTATTTTTTCGGTTCGTCAGTCTTTGAAGGTGCGCGATCAGGAGTTCCTGCCGGAGATGTGGATTCTCCTCCTTTAGCAGCGCCTGCTCCGGATTCTTTTTTCGCAGGCTTGAACCCGAGTGCAAGCAGGATGTCGTCGCTTTTATCGTACTTCGGATTAGCATACAACATAATCAGATCACTTGATTTGTCAAAAATCACCGCATAACTCTGGTCAGTAGCAAGCTTTTTTACAGCATTGTAGATCTTGTCCTGAATGGGTTTTACCATTTCCTGTTTCTTTTTGAAAAGATCTCCTTCATAACCGAAGCGTTGTTTCTGTAAATCTTTTACGTCTTTTTCCTTCTGAGAAATTTCGTCCTGGCGACGTTTTTTCATTTCTTCAGTAAGTAAAACCTGCTCAGCCTGGTAAGCTTTGTAAAGTTTATCGATGATAGCATATTTATCTTCGATTTCTTTTTGCCACTGAATCGACAGGTTATCGAGTTGTTGTTGGGCGTTTTTGTAATCCGGAATATTTTCGAGGATGTACTGGGTATTTACATAAGCATATTTCTGTGCTTGTGTAGAAGACGAAGCAAGGCACAATAAAAGTGCGAATGCGACAAAAATGGATCGGGTTGAGAAGGCCTTTTTCATGGCGATTTCCTTTTTCTTTAAGGGTTGCAAATGTATGAATTTAAAATTGTTGACCAATTGAGAAATGGAATTGAGCCCCATTCGCGTTTGGATCGTTCGGAATCTTATCAAAACCGTAACCCCAGTCAAGTCCCAGCAATCCGAAGACAGGAAGGAAGATCCGGATACCGCCACCGAGTGAACGTTTCGCGCTGAAAGGATTGAACTGGTTGAATTTCAGCCAGGAATTTCCTCCTTCGGCAAAACCAAGAATGTAGATAGTGGCGGATGGATTTAATGACAATGGATAACGGAGTTCTAAAGTGTATTTGTCAAAGATTGTGCCACCGATGGTATTGTTATAGATGTTACGCGGGCTGAGGGAATTGTTTTCATAACCACGAAGGGCAATGATTTCACGACCATCCAGGGCGTAACCGGAGAGCCCGTCACCACCGAGGTAGAAGCGTTCAAAGGGTGATGCGCCGATTTCCCTGTTGTAGAGTCCGAGGAATCCGTATTGGATTTTTGTATGGAGTACAAGGTTTCCGGCAATACGTGTAAACCACAGTGAAGAGAATTTCCATTTGTGGTATTCAATGAATTTGTATTTCTCGTTATCACTCGCTGTTTTGTAATCTTTATTACTGAATAAGGAATAAGGCGGAGTGAACTGAGCAGTCAAAGAAAGCTGTGAACCACTGCGAGGATAAATCGGAGCATCTATTGAATTCCTTGAAATAGTTTCCTGAAAGCTGAGGTTATTGGCAACACCATCACTGAACAGGAAAGTGCTACCGTAATTACTCAGGACATAGTATTGGTAATTGATTTCATGATAAATGGAAAAGAAATCATCCGGTTTTTTCAATCGCTTTCCAAGACCAACAGATGCTCCTGAAATGGTGATGGATTGACGAAGCGGACTTTCTTTCGCATATCCGTTAGACTGAACAGAATGAAATAAAGAGACGCTGAATGAATTTGGCTTTTTGCCTCCCAACCATGGTTCTGTAAAAGATATGTTATAGCTCTGGTAGTATTTTCCATTGGTTTGTCCACGCAAACTCAAACGCTGCCCATCACCGGAAGGCAAAGGACGCCATGCACCTTTTTTGAAGGTGTTACGTGCGGAGAAATTATTGAAAGAAAGACCAAGGGTTCCGACCAATTGATTGGCACCATAACCACCCGATAATTCCAACTGATCCGAAGGTTTTTCTTCGACAGTGTATTCAATATCCACGGTACCATCGGCAGGATTTGGTTTTGGATTCACCCCGAGTTTCTCCTGATCGAAATAACCCAGCTGTGCCAATTCTCGCTGTGTGCGGATGATGTCGGTACGGCTGAACAGTTGTCCGGGCTTGGTACGGATCTCACGCATGATGACACGATCGTTTGTTTTTGTATTACCAACAACAGTTACTTTGTTGATACGTGCCTGCTTCCCTTCGTAAATCCGCATTTCAAGATCGATACTGTCGGACTCCACATTGATTTCTACCGGTGTTACAGAGAAGAAAAGATATCCATCGTCCATGTACAGGGAACTGACGTCACGGCTGTTCTGACTCATGAACAGACGTTGATCGAGTACACTCTGATCGTAGATGTCACCTTTTTTAATTCCAAGAATACTGCTGAGTTCCTGAGATGAATGTTTGGTGTTTCCCACCCAGGTGATGTTCCGGAAGAAATACTGATGCCCTTCCTGAACCTGGATACGGATATCCATTGATTTCTCATCATGAGCGAAAACAGTATCTTTTACAATTGCAGCGTCGCGATAACCACGATCAGCATACTTCGCGATTAATTTGGTCTTGTCATCCTGATATTTTTCATCCAAGAATTTTGATGAGGTGAAAATCTTATACCAACGTTTCTCCTTGGTATCTTTCATCGCCCGTTTCAGTTTGCCATCGGTAAAGGCGGTATTTCCATCGATATAAATCCGGTGGATTTTAACTTTGCTTTTCTTGTCAACGACAATCTCCAGAATTTCCCTGTTGGCGAAAGTAGTATCTCTGATTTCATTGATCGTCACTACTGCATTGAGGTAACCTTTATCGACGTAAAAATTCTTCACGATATTTTTCGTGGAAGCGATTACATTTTCGGTTACAACTTTGTCGCGTTCCAGTTTTACTTTTTCGCGAATTTTATCGGCTTCAGATTTGCTGACACCTTTGAAAGAGAATTTAGATAAGCGTGGTCTTTCCTGGAGACGTAGTTCAAGGAAAATGGTTTGTCCCTGTGTACGGGTTGCAAGCACTTTCACATCAGAAAACAATCCCTGTTTCCAAAGATTGGTGATGGCTTTAGTGGTTTTGTCTCCGGGCACTTCAATGGTATCGCCAACGATCAATCCGGATAAGTTAATCAATACACCTTCATCCAGGTATTGTGTTCCGGTAACGATAACTCCACCGATCACGAATTGCTTCGGATTTCCGTAATCAACGATGAGGCTGTCTCCGCCCAGTTGCACTTGTGCATAGAGGGTTTGAATGGAAATAAAAAGGAGAACAGTAAAAAGAAATCTTTTCATCATCAGGGTTTAGGTAATTGTTCGCTCACAAGGCCAAAACGTCTTTCGCGGTTTTGGTAATCGATCAGGGCTTCGTACAAATCTTCTTTTCCGAATTCCGGCCAGAGCTTATCTGTAAAGTATAATTCGGAGTAAGCTATTTGCCACAAGAGGAAATTGCTGATCCGGTGTTCTCCGCTTGTTCTGATCAGTAATTCAGGATCAGGAATGGACGCGGTATTCAAATGGGACGCGATCGATTGCTCATTGATATCATCCGCTTTAATTTTTCCTTCTTCAACTTCCCTTGCGATCTCACGCATTGCATTGGTGAGTTCCCATTTGGAACTATAACTCAACGCGAGCACGAGTGACATGCGTGTGTTGCCTGCAGTTTCACGGATCGCTTCCTGCAATTCCTGGTAACAACCTGCAGGAAGTGATTTCAAATCACCAATGGCAAGCAGGCGAATATTATTTTTATGAAGCGTTTCCTTTTCCTGGTTGATGGTGTGTATCAGGAGTTCCATCAACGCGTCAACTTCTTCTCTTGGGCGATTCCAGTTTTCAGTAGAAAAGGCGTACAAGGTCAGGTATTTGATCCCTATTTCAGCTGCGGCTTCTGTGGTATCACGCACGGCCTTTACGCCATTTTGATGACCAAACACCCGCATCTGTCCTTGTTTTTGCGCCCATCGTCCATTCCCGTCCATGATGACGGCAAGGTGCAACGGTAGCTTACCCGGAATTATTTTGTCTTTAAGACTCATTCGCCAATAATGAAAAGCGGCGCAAGTTAATTAAAATAGGTAAAAAGAGGGGTGAATTCCTGAGGAAGAGAAAAGATAAAGTGTGTTAAAAATTAATAAAAACGGGGTTTTTATAATCAATTCTGCGGCATTTTACTCAAATGAGTAAATAAATCAATATCGACGCATTCTGAATGGCCTGCAGATGTCTCTTTGCAGACTGGTCAGCCGGATATAGATGGTGATTCCGGCAAAAATGTACCAATCTTTATCCCTTGAATTACCTCTTTGTTTTCTGAAAACAGGAGTGAAAACGGTTGTATCTGATCGGGAAAATGATCTGTCTGAAAGTGCAACAGCAGCAGGGCCTCGGGTGGATAAAAGTCTGGCCATGTCAGGATAGGTGGTACTAACATCATCGAGGTAATCGGTGTAAGTTCTGCGGGCACCGACTTCTATTCCCACACCAACACGACCACTTCCGGTAATTTTTATTCCACCTCCGATAGGAATGGCGAGCTGGATTCGTTTGTATTCTTTCGTGCCATTGTAGCCCTGGCCTTCGGTTCCGAGTGGTTGTAATTCATAAACTTCGCCATTCAATTCAGCTTTTGGATTGAAATGGAAGACGGAAATTCCGGTGAATAGATAAGGAGTAAACGGAAAGTCTGAATTCCCTGTTTCATAGGGGAAAAAGTTGAATTCTATCTGAGGGGAGAGTTCAAGAATATTTGAATAGAAAGATAAATTTCTGTCGAGTTCAAAACCGGTCGTCGCTTTGGCATCATCGCCTGAAATACGACCGTAATTCAGCTCTAGTTTCCAGCTCCAATGGCGGTTCCAGTTGTGTCGAAAGAAGGCTCCGAAAGCAGGATGAATAAAATCGGTATTGAAGGTATGCGGGGAGAGTTCTCCTTTGTAATTGGCGACACCGGCCTGGATACCAATTTCGTTGTACTGGCCATTTGCAGGGCTGCAAAAGAGGCAAGTCAGAAACAGGAGGAGGATTGGAGTTCTCGTAAAATTCATGAAGGGAAACCCGTATTGGGTGATTAGCTTCAACGGATAAATGCCCGATAAATTCTCAGGCAAATATCAAAAACGAGGTAAATTATTACGTCCGTTCTTAAGCTTATAGTTTATGCTGAAAATACCAAACATGTAAGAATCCTTATCCCTTGGATCTCCACGTTGCTCGCCGGCATCGGTATTATGTCTGCCAGGCTCTTTAGCGGAACGGTCCGATAATGCAGCCGCATCAGGATTCGCGTTTGGATAATTGTTGAAGTCAAAATAAGTTGTACTTACGTCATCAATGTAGTCCGTAAACGTTTTACGAATTCCGAGCTCAAGCCCAAGTCCCCAGGTGCGGTCGATCGTGTATTTAAATCCGATACCGACAGGAATACAAAGTTGAACGAGTGAATATCTATTTCTGGATGGAATTAAACCTTGTCCTTCTGTTCCCAGAGGTTGCAAGCGGATGGTCGTTCCTTTGTAAGTTGTTTTCGGATCAAAATAAAACACACCTACACCCACAAATGCATAGGTGTACAATTCATAACCTTTCATCCCCCGGACTTTTCTCAATCTGTAACGGTGACCCACCTGTTCCTGCTGGAATGCACCTTCGAAGTTGACGTTGAATTCGTAAATATCAGAGAAGAAATTCAGGTTGCGATAATTCCGGAAATACTCCGTGGTTAGTTTATCATCGCCGGAAATACGTCCATACGTGAGGTGAGATTTCAGCGCGAAATAATTGCTGAGCTTGTATCGTAATCCTACAGAAGCCGCCATACGGGTGAGTGACCACTCCAGATCGCGGAAATAATTTGTGCCGATTTGGTTGGCGCCGCCCAGTTCCCCGAGGAAATTACTAATTCCAAGGCCGAAACTGAACTCGTAACGCTGACGTTTCCAGCGTTGGGCTTCAGAAATTGCTGGTACCAGCAATAAAGCCGTTAAAAGTAGAAGTACAATTTTCTTCATGCGGTCAGACAGTACTCGGCAAATATAGTAATTAAAAAATATGATACATTATACGGACGAGATCCGTTTAAAAGTTCCCATTCGCATTAAATATAAGCCATTTTTTACCTCGATTTTATTAATTTCTGGTGTCCAATCCCCAATTTAGTTTCTTTCTCAGGGTATTCAGGAAATTTTCATTACTGAGGCGGACCAGG
This DNA window, taken from Bacteroidota bacterium, encodes the following:
- the xth gene encoding exodeoxyribonuclease III; this translates as MKRIVSYNVNGIRSALNKGLPDWIRSVQPDILCVQELKAMADQVDVSFFEEEGYHHYWFPAQKKGYSGVAIYTRVKPTHVEYGCGIPESDYEGRVIRADFGDVSVMSVYAPSGSSGDERQDFKMKWLASFAPYIQKLRKKRPNLIMAGDFNICHKAIDIHNPVSNANSSGFLPEERAWMDQFLSEDIVDTFRHFNKDPHQYTWWSFRANARNKNLGWRIDYQLATKPLESSLVRSVLLPEAKHSDHCPVLLEVDF
- a CDS encoding OmpH family outer membrane protein; amino-acid sequence: MMKKSLVLACVAVLLTGITAFAQTLKFGHIDSGQLIQMMPQTKQADSTLKKFGESLDSQLKGMTVEYQTKLQAYQSKADSMPDAIRTTKEKELTDLGNRIQDFQQTAQESIQKKKEELYGPILKKAEDAIKDIAKEKAYSYIFDTSLGSVIFAQESDNIMPLVKARLGIK
- a CDS encoding OmpH family outer membrane protein; translation: MKKAFSTRSIFVAFALLLCLASSSTQAQKYAYVNTQYILENIPDYKNAQQQLDNLSIQWQKEIEDKYAIIDKLYKAYQAEQVLLTEEMKKRRQDEISQKEKDVKDLQKQRFGYEGDLFKKKQEMVKPIQDKIYNAVKKLATDQSYAVIFDKSSDLIMLYANPKYDKSDDILLALGFKPAKKESGAGAAKGGESTSPAGTPDRAPSKTDEPKK
- the bamA gene encoding outer membrane protein assembly factor BamA, whose product is MKRFLFTVLLFISIQTLYAQVQLGGDSLIVDYGNPKQFVIGGVIVTGTQYLDEGVLINLSGLIVGDTIEVPGDKTTKAITNLWKQGLFSDVKVLATRTQGQTIFLELRLQERPRLSKFSFKGVSKSEADKIREKVKLERDKVVTENVIASTKNIVKNFYVDKGYLNAVVTINEIRDTTFANREILEIVVDKKSKVKIHRIYIDGNTAFTDGKLKRAMKDTKEKRWYKIFTSSKFLDEKYQDDKTKLIAKYADRGYRDAAIVKDTVFAHDEKSMDIRIQVQEGHQYFFRNITWVGNTKHSSQELSSILGIKKGDIYDQSVLDQRLFMSQNSRDVSSLYMDDGYLFFSVTPVEINVESDSIDLEMRIYEGKQARINKVTVVGNTKTNDRVIMREIRTKPGQLFSRTDIIRTQRELAQLGYFDQEKLGVNPKPNPADGTVDIEYTVEEKPSDQLELSGGYGANQLVGTLGLSFNNFSARNTFKKGAWRPLPSGDGQRLSLRGQTNGKYYQSYNISFTEPWLGGKKPNSFSVSLFHSVQSNGYAKESPLRQSITISGASVGLGKRLKKPDDFFSIYHEINYQYYVLSNYGSTFLFSDGVANNLSFQETISRNSIDAPIYPRSGSQLSLTAQFTPPYSLFSNKDYKTASDNEKYKFIEYHKWKFSSLWFTRIAGNLVLHTKIQYGFLGLYNREIGASPFERFYLGGDGLSGYALDGREIIALRGYENNSLSPRNIYNNTIGGTIFDKYTLELRYPLSLNPSATIYILGFAEGGNSWLKFNQFNPFSAKRSLGGGIRIFLPVFGLLGLDWGYGFDKIPNDPNANGAQFHFSIGQQF
- a CDS encoding isoprenyl transferase yields the protein MSLKDKIIPGKLPLHLAVIMDGNGRWAQKQGQMRVFGHQNGVKAVRDTTEAAAEIGIKYLTLYAFSTENWNRPREEVDALMELLIHTINQEKETLHKNNIRLLAIGDLKSLPAGCYQELQEAIRETAGNTRMSLVLALSYSSKWELTNAMREIAREVEEGKIKADDINEQSIASHLNTASIPDPELLIRTSGEHRISNFLLWQIAYSELYFTDKLWPEFGKEDLYEALIDYQNRERRFGLVSEQLPKP
- a CDS encoding outer membrane beta-barrel protein → MNFTRTPILLLFLTCLFCSPANGQYNEIGIQAGVANYKGELSPHTFNTDFIHPAFGAFFRHNWNRHWSWKLELNYGRISGDDAKATTGFELDRNLSFYSNILELSPQIEFNFFPYETGNSDFPFTPYLFTGISVFHFNPKAELNGEVYELQPLGTEGQGYNGTKEYKRIQLAIPIGGGIKITGSGRVGVGIEVGARRTYTDYLDDVSTTYPDMARLLSTRGPAAVALSDRSFSRSDTTVFTPVFRKQRGNSRDKDWYIFAGITIYIRLTSLQRDICRPFRMRRY